One genomic segment of Ignavibacteriota bacterium includes these proteins:
- a CDS encoding T9SS type A sorting domain-containing protein yields MKKIIILIFLNLNIIFPQNNELNEAILYYPLHIGDYWKYSLTKSHLAGSNYEHVGYASIEIVGDTVLENGKRYFQKKFENMNNYYVLDHLKTKYLRIDSTSGIVYGKSTTDDEYVVDSLLANIDDSTHYFRLVDLTTKNILGNERLTKRYIPYWVSSYDYYGWEISQGLGLTYTYYGDATQMEKYEYGLVYAKISGNEYGELVSVELEKTISNNFILNQNYPNPFNPNTTISFTLRKGQNVKLKIYNPLGEIIETLIDDYKNPGFYEVEFNGIQYSSGIYYYVVQNEDVTLIRKMLLLK; encoded by the coding sequence ATGAAAAAAATAATCATTCTAATATTTCTAAATTTGAACATTATTTTTCCTCAAAATAATGAACTTAATGAAGCCATATTATATTATCCTTTACATATTGGGGATTATTGGAAATATAGTCTAACTAAGTCTCACTTAGCCGGTTCTAATTATGAGCATGTTGGATATGCAAGTATTGAAATTGTTGGAGACACAGTTTTAGAAAATGGGAAAAGATATTTTCAAAAAAAGTTTGAGAATATGAACAACTATTATGTTCTAGACCATTTAAAAACAAAGTACTTAAGGATAGATTCAACCAGTGGAATAGTTTATGGTAAAAGTACAACAGATGATGAATATGTAGTTGATAGTTTATTAGCAAATATAGATGACTCTACACATTACTTCAGATTAGTTGACTTAACAACAAAAAATATTCTTGGAAATGAGAGACTAACAAAACGCTATATTCCATATTGGGTTTCAAGTTATGATTATTATGGATGGGAAATCTCACAAGGTTTAGGACTTACATACACCTATTATGGAGATGCTACTCAAATGGAAAAGTATGAATACGGCTTGGTATATGCAAAAATAAGTGGGAATGAATATGGAGAATTAGTTTCAGTGGAATTAGAAAAAACTATATCAAATAATTTTATATTGAACCAAAATTATCCAAATCCATTTAATCCTAATACAACAATAAGTTTTACTCTTAGAAAAGGACAGAATGTTAAATTAAAAATATATAATCCACTCGGGGAAATTATTGAAACATTAATTGATGACTATAAAAATCCCGGCTTTTATGAAGTCGAATTCAATGGAATTCAATATTCAAGTGGAATATATTATTATGTAGTTCAAAATGAGGATGTAACTTTAATTAGGAAAATGTTACTATTAAAATAG
- a CDS encoding DUF4279 domain-containing protein: MKTKLLQEFSFYDYNEIHIEYGIHSNTYKKNELSKILKLKPLRYFNKGEIYFGKELDEESKKVKKVKKIRQFTLWVYSTENKIKVQRFENHAFYLLKRIRKVKDEIKQLLQDSENTQISIFVYLKINEKYFGLGAESELLKELLEYSNYFEFRNIK; encoded by the coding sequence ATGAAAACAAAATTATTGCAAGAATTTAGCTTTTATGATTATAATGAAATTCATATTGAATATGGTATACATTCAAATACTTATAAAAAGAATGAACTTTCTAAAATATTAAAATTAAAACCCCTTAGATATTTTAATAAAGGTGAAATTTATTTTGGAAAAGAATTAGATGAAGAATCTAAAAAAGTAAAAAAAGTAAAAAAGATTCGTCAGTTTACACTTTGGGTTTATTCCACTGAAAATAAAATTAAAGTTCAACGCTTCGAAAATCATGCTTTTTATTTACTAAAAAGAATTAGGAAAGTTAAAGATGAAATTAAGCAATTATTACAAGATTCAGAGAATACTCAAATATCTATTTTCGTTTATCTTAAAATAAATGAAAAATATTTTGGTTTAGGTGCTGAATCTGAATTACTAAAAGAGTTATTGGAATATTCAAATTATTTTGAATTCAGAAATATTAAATAA
- a CDS encoding BrnT family toxin, translated as MNNIHFQWDQKKNIENIKKHKISFEEAKTVFFDENARVISDPEHSINEDRFIILGFSTKLNLLVVVHTYRENDEIIRIISARKATKTESKYYQEVK; from the coding sequence ATGAATAATATTCATTTTCAATGGGATCAAAAGAAAAATATTGAAAATATTAAGAAACATAAAATTTCTTTTGAAGAAGCCAAAACTGTTTTCTTTGATGAAAATGCAAGGGTTATTTCAGATCCAGAACATTCCATTAATGAAGATAGATTTATCATTTTAGGCTTTTCAACAAAACTTAATCTCCTAGTTGTTGTTCATACTTATAGAGAAAATGATGAAATTATTAGAATTATTTCTGCTAGAAAAGCAACAAAAACAGAAAGTAAATATTACCAAGAGGTAAAATAA
- a CDS encoding BrnA antitoxin family protein, whose amino-acid sequence MKKEYDFSNSIKNPYIKKLKKQISIRIEDDTVEYFKKLSTEIGIPYQNLMNMYLRECADKNMKPNINWQ is encoded by the coding sequence ATGAAAAAAGAATATGATTTTTCAAATTCCATAAAAAATCCTTACATCAAAAAACTGAAAAAACAAATATCAATTCGTATTGAAGATGATACAGTAGAATATTTTAAGAAATTGTCAACAGAAATTGGAATTCCATATCAAAATTTGATGAATATGTATTTACGTGAATGCGCTGATAAAAATATGAAGCCAAATATTAATTGGCAATAA
- a CDS encoding T9SS type A sorting domain-containing protein has protein sequence MEKLKRIIFILFITLIYSQIYAQNSDLSELIILTDTTEYIRKDSSMSYFSIINNSTEDVYFFICGNIKFEIQKRKDNIWERFGGVICDGFSAYQNIKVEAGKYYSSYFTIFYEPGIYRLVFFYNLDSNLTNYDSLKSNEFTVSELSTSIEKEQKDELNISNIYPNPCNPISIIEYSVNKETNIKIEIIDILGRSIKILSETRVVAGNYKLQFSVDDLRSGIYFIKVSSNKYTKIQKFIVLK, from the coding sequence ATGGAAAAATTAAAACGTATTATTTTTATACTTTTTATTACATTGATCTATTCTCAAATATATGCACAAAATTCTGATTTAAGCGAGTTGATTATCTTAACAGATACAACAGAATATATTAGAAAAGATTCTTCAATGAGTTATTTCTCTATAATAAATAATTCTACTGAAGATGTATATTTTTTTATTTGTGGTAATATCAAGTTTGAAATCCAAAAAAGAAAGGATAATATTTGGGAAAGATTTGGTGGAGTTATTTGTGATGGTTTTAGTGCTTATCAAAATATAAAAGTTGAAGCGGGAAAATATTATTCATCATATTTTACAATATTTTATGAACCTGGAATTTACAGATTAGTATTTTTTTACAATTTAGATTCGAATTTAACAAATTATGATTCATTAAAATCAAATGAGTTTACAGTTTCTGAATTGTCAACATCAATTGAAAAAGAACAGAAAGATGAATTAAATATTAGTAATATTTATCCCAATCCTTGTAATCCAATTTCTATTATTGAATATTCAGTTAACAAGGAAACAAATATAAAAATAGAAATTATTGATATTCTTGGACGTAGTATAAAAATCCTTAGTGAAACAAGAGTTGTAGCTGGAAATTATAAATTGCAATTTTCAGTAGATGATTTAAGAAGTGGAATTTATTTTATAAAAGTAAGCTCAAATAAATATACAAAAATTCAAAAATTTATAGTATTAAAATAA